The following proteins come from a genomic window of Hemitrygon akajei unplaced genomic scaffold, sHemAka1.3 Scf000127, whole genome shotgun sequence:
- the LOC140723703 gene encoding zinc-binding protein A33-like — protein sequence METSQESGADVKDRSHSLQSLITCQFAELRQIITEKEQSLLRNLREEEKRILNPMEKNLREIQENIRFIQEEISKLKEQMDQKDSVMFLKEEAGRNRRINDDIQELSVTDETLTVEKFDHLYLLKTLLRETLDAINRVSVTMDVETAHPCLGVSEDRKSARWTRTRRNLPDTGKRFTDRTCVLGSEGFTSGRHYWEVEVTGNRLWWLGVAAESVERKGWFSLSPETGFWVIGRFDDVLHRDYDVYVELRRTMAPNGNSLFATSERALVLI from the exons ATGGAAACGTcgcaggaaagtggcgctgatgTCAAAGATCgg tcacacagccttcagtccctCATCACAtgccagtttgctgaactgcgccagattatcactgagaaagagcagagcttactcaggaatctcagggaagaagagaagaggattctcaatccaatggagaaaaatcttcgggagattcaagagaatataaggtttattcaggaggaaatctcaaagttaaaggaacagatggatcagaaagacagtgtgatgtttctcaag gaggaagctggtcggaacagaag gattaatgacgatatccaggaattgtcagtgacagatgagaccctaaCGGTTGAAAAATTTGATCATCTCTATTTGTTGAAAACAttgctgagagaaacgcttgatgctattaatcgag tctctgtcaccatggatgtggaaacggcgcatccgtGTCTTggggtgtctgaggatcggaagagtgcgAGATGGACCAggacccggaggaatctccctgacaccgggaagagattcacagaccggacttgtgtgctgggatcggagggattcacttcggggagacattactgggaggtggaggtgacggggaatcggctctggtggctgggagtcgccgcagagtccgtggagaggaagggatggttcagtctgagtccggagaccggattctgggtcattgggCGGTTTGATGACGTGTTgcatcgggattatgacgt